In a single window of the Phycisphaerales bacterium AB-hyl4 genome:
- a CDS encoding DUF3775 domain-containing protein — protein sequence MTTMQHLTADDLTDLMFLAKQTIPHHYTGNNHDRGFIGMGEGPSGLRDDRWRQIIERCVRGLSREAQHELCALLMVGRGEDEPECFAKAVEYAQQTDNEQGYPLAMHMTAKACFYEDLANGLNAMSVTWRREANPF from the coding sequence ATGACGACCATGCAGCACCTGACCGCCGACGACCTCACCGACCTTATGTTTCTCGCGAAGCAAACGATCCCACACCACTACACCGGAAACAACCACGACCGAGGATTCATCGGCATGGGCGAGGGGCCGTCAGGGCTTCGCGACGACCGCTGGCGGCAAATCATCGAACGATGCGTCCGGGGCTTGTCACGCGAAGCCCAGCACGAGCTGTGCGCCCTGTTGATGGTTGGACGTGGTGAAGATGAGCCGGAATGTTTCGCCAAGGCCGTGGAGTACGCCCAGCAAACGGACAACGAGCAGGGCTACCCGCTCGCGATGCACATGACCGCCAAGGCTTGCTTCTACGAAGACCTCGCCAACGGCCTGAACGCCATGAGCGTGACATGGCGACGAGAGGCCAACCCGTTTTAA